The Nicotiana tomentosiformis chromosome 2, ASM39032v3, whole genome shotgun sequence genome includes the window AATCATACCAGGCATTCTCCTCGAGCTGGTCTACACCCTTGTCCCCCTCGTCCTCACCGGTCTCAGGCATAGAGGGATCATACCCACAACCGACTCGAGCTTCACGAGCCTTAACACGAACATCTTCGAGGGCAGTCTCAGAAATGGATCCCGCCGCATGCAAATCTCGAAAGACATCTAACTGGGCCTTGGCATGAATCCACTCCTCATATAACTCCCGAGGAACATTAGTAAAATCTGAAGTGCGCGAAGAGGACAGATGTGCCAGTAATTGGGCCTTCTCGGCCTCCAGAGCGACAACTCGAGCGTAGAGGCCATAAGTCTCTCTCTCCAACTCCCCAATCCTTTCATCGAGTCATTCTTCTTTGAGCCTGGCCGTCGTTAAATCATTCTCTCTCGGAATGGGGAGTCCGAATCACCAGCTCAAGGGACTCCGCCTTTCTCAAAGCCTCCGACCGCGCAAACTCCGCATTCTTTAGCTCCCATTGTTTCTCAGTGACCTCGCCACTAAGAACTTCCCCCCTAAATAGACATTCCTCGAGCTGGCCGCGCAACATGACTACCTGAGCTTGGAGATCACTGCACTGGACTTTGACCCACTTGCTAAGCTCAAGCTCTTCCTTTTTGCTCCTCAATGTCCCCTCCAAGACATTGCACTTCCCCACCATCTGCACCAGCTCCTTGTCTCTGGCCTTCAAGTCCTCCCTCAGTTGGCGCACATTGCCGCCTTCACGAAGCCGACACCGAAGCTCCCGGTACTTATGAAGGACTCTGAAGTATTTGTCATTTAACTTTATGTAGATATCTTTATGCCTCTGCTCCTTTCGAGCACTCTCAATTTCTAAGACGGTCGTCTACAAAACGAACAAAGAAAGTTAGAGAGCAAAGGAAAACAACTAACAGCATATGTACTTACCCGAAGGGCGGGGCTAACAATGTTGTTTGACAGGGAGTTATCATCTATAGTCTTGAGGGTCGTACCCTCGATTTCAGAACAAAGGGGAACAAGGGAAGGGATAATCATCTCGGTGTCCACAAGAATATTATGATCCATCGGGATCGTAATAGTCCTTGAACCCTCCTCCAACCTTACTTCAACCTGAGTAAGCCGCTCGTCAATCATCCTTAGCTCGTCTACGTCCATGTAAGAATCAGATCCGATGTCCTTCTCAATAACAACCTTCCctttatcatcagttgaagaagGTATGTTCGCCACAACCCCAGAGGACGAGGCCTATTCGCGTCTTGGAAGAAAAGGGCCATCACTGCCTACCACGCCTTCGATCGCATCCCCCAAAGGTCGTATATCTGTATCCTCCAAACAAGTGGCCTCTAGGCTCTCCCCGATATGCACTATAGCCGTTTCCCGCAGGACAAAACCACAATCTCCTACATCGGTGGCCACCGCGGCCAAAGGAGGGACAAATTCGGACGCAGCAACAGGAGGGACGGGGACAAAGACCGGGTAAGTCGTAGTCGAAGCAGGGGTGGGAAACGAGGACATAGTAGCTTTCCTATTCTGGAACGAGGGTGCGGGAGCTCTCAACCTCCCCCAAAGATCCCCTGGCCGAAGCTAAGAAAACACAAGGAAAGGGAAAGGTCAGCAAAGGTAAACAAAAACAAAAGCTAAGACACTGATGGTAAAAGGAACTTACCAATCAAAGGGAGAGCACGCCCAAACTTCTTGAAGAAACTTGGACATTCACGAATCCCTACGATGAGAGGGAGGAGTCGATCGACCCAGTCAGAAATGTGAGCGACCAAAGGAGGAGGCGAGGTCTTGGTTGCATGAGAAGAAGACAAGAGGTCAAAACCCACGATCAAGCATATGAGAAAAATCAGATACCTACAAGCAGGGAAATTAGGTACTTACATGCATAATTCTAAGCCTCAGGAAAACCGTCGACATTGGCCACCATGTCTTCGAATTTGACAAAAAAGAAATTGAACTAGAATTGGCGGCTGGCtttgtcgtccatcttcaccacaaAAGCACTTGCCTCCTCGGTGGCGAAGATTCAACATCGTTCCCCTATAAAATCTAGGGGCGAACAGATGTATTAAGTGCCGAGGTCTCAACTCGACCCCGGCTAGCTCGACAAATTTGGTAAGTATCGTTATAAGTTTATAAACATACGACGCGGGTTGAGCTGGGAAGATACCGTAATAATGACAGCATTCCTCCGCCATCGAAAGGAGAGGGAGAGAGTAGCCGACTTGGAAGAGGTAGGTAGAGAAGGCGCAATACCCAAGACGGTGTACCTGCACCGTATTCCACCCAGCGGGGATTAATTCAATGTGATTGGGAAGGTCGAACTTAACCTTAAGCTCTTCCAATTCCTTCACCATCATCACTGGCCGAAAGGCTCCAGGTTCATCATCAGGTGATTTGGtgaaatcgaatttggaattAGGGTTGCGTGGAATTATCTCTTCCACCGACGGGAAGGTTCCATCCTCAACCATGGCAGGAATACTCTCCTCATGGGAGGGAAACACCACTGTCAAGGGGGCCGCACGACTTCCCTCACCATACTCAGAAGATATGTTAGACATAGTTTGATATAGGAAAGAGAGGTATCAAACGATGAAGATTTAAGAACAATACAAATCACTGGAACGAAGAAGAGAAGTACAAAGCAAGAAGAGAGCAAGAGAAAAATATGGGATTTTGAAAAACCTAACCCTCAAAATCGCGTCCAAATACCTCTATTTATAAAGGTCTTGGCATCAGAACCGAAAATGACTTATCATTACTGACACCGGAACCGAAGCGGCAGGTTTAATCAGAGGTCACACGTGAAACGAAGCAACGCATCGGGAATATGCGTCATTATGACGCATGACGTCATCCTAACTCGTAGACATCATAATTCCAGAAAATCGCCTGGGAAAATCGAAGTGTTTGAAATGTGTGGCCCACGTAGGGCCACGCTGCCAATTTGCCGCAACCACTACGACCTGCATAGCTCGCTCGATTGTTTCGACTACAAAGAATAAGAACCCGCCTGAAGTCGGCCGCAATAAGCGGGGGGACTAACTTTATGTGTCAGAATCTATCTTTAGAATATTTAAGCCAAGATAGTACTAGGGGAAGAGTTCCCAAGTCGTCGTTTGTCGATATAACCCAAGAAGCGGCGAAATCTGTGGTCGAAGAATCAACGAGGGCCGAAGTCGAGGAGTCGACaagggtcgaggccgaggtcgagtaCTTTTGACGgagttataacggctagtttcaaaatatgatattaaagagaatattctaatggatattctttacacttgtactattaggatttTTTAGGagcatgttccctataaatagaaaaagacacaatgatatgggacatgtgatattcattttgtAAAAAACACACTTGGACTTGAGAAAGAGAATCAGATCTCATTGCTAAGATATAAACATCActttttcactaagattcttgtctataCTTTTCCactagatccgagaataactcaaatattcaagGGATTGTCTATCATTTATTATTGGCAGAAAGAATATCTACTTATTTTATCCTTCCTTGGgtgattaatttattttatttatttaaatgttatttattgttattcattAATATCGAATGCTATATTTATTGGTGGATACTTCATTAACTAGCTCAGCAGTTTTCTTTTCGCTCTCGAACCCTCTCTACTCAGCCCATTCTGAAAAGTTGCGATGGCCATCCATTCGAAAATATTTGGTAAGGTTATCTTTATCTTGTTGAATCGGGTGAGGAAGTTTCTCAGTTCCTCTCCTGGGGATTCTTTGATGGAAAAGATGTCGTTCACTCTTGTTTCAGCTTTTTTGGCCCTGGCATGTGCCGTCACAaacttatcggccatttcttCGAATATTTCTATGGAACGGGCTGGTAGCTATAAATACCATATTAATGCTCCTCCAGTGAGGGTTTCGCCGAATATTTTCAGCAAAATAGTGGATACTTGCTCCTTGAtgaggtcattgcctttcacaTCGGTGATGTAGTGAGTCATATGGTCTTTGGGGTCGGTTGTTCCATCGTATATTCTGAGATATGAGGGAATCTTGAAGATCTTTAGTATGGAATATGGAGTCGCTTCCTCGCTATATGGTTGTTCTATGAACCTACCAGCGTCTCTTTTTGGCAATAATTTTTTttggaaggggggggggggggaggggcagGTATTTTGTCTAGTCGTTCCTAGTGCTCTTTCGTTTGGTATTTCAGTGCCttattttcattttccttttcgTCCATTCTTTTCAGCACGGCGGCGAGTACGCCGTCACCTGTATTGTCAGTAACATTGTGAGTTTTACTTGAAGTCGGAGGGTCTGGTTGATTGCCCTGTTCGTCCTGCACCACGTAGGCTCTTGTGGTTTCTGTAGTCGTGCATGGAGCTTGTTTGTTGAGCACGCTTACTAGGGTATCAGTTAGCCATACTTCGAAGAGCTTTTTCATAGCAGGCGGTGTCCCTTCTCCCATGGATGTGGAGTCTCCTTTCCCACTTGGTTTTGTTATGCTGCAGAAAGGGGCAAGCGACCTTTCTCGCCTGGGGGAGGCAGTGGGCATCACTTCTTTGCCCCGTGTTTCATAGTCATCGTTGATGGCGTTCATGAGGTTAAGGGGAACGTTATCGGTTGCCCTAGTCCTGTTTCCTTGGTTATCTACCATGGAAAATTTGTTTGTACGCACAAAGAGGGTAGATAAACCTTGTGGTTTGTTAGATTAACAAGTCACGTGAGTCGTAGATCTAGTGGAAACTAAACAATTGACTGAGAAAATCTCCACATATGACACCAAactgtttgacccaaaatttatatctaggtttaaacaattagattttctaataaaatagggttaatcttaaccaatattaatatccaaaagatCGTTTAACCGATTTGGTGGCAGAATGTTACAAATTCCGTAGAAGCAGCCGTGAACACGTAACAATAAACAACATTCAATAGCCCAAGTACAAAGTGAACAATATTAAATAGCAATAAATGGTATATAATGACATTTATGTAAATAAATACAAGTGAGATAACCGAAAAAGAATAAAAATCGTGTGATGCTCCATCTGACAATGATAAATGATTGATTAACATTTTAATATTCGGATTCTCCTTGGATCATAGGAGAAAAGTTAGACAAAGAATTCAAGAAAATGTGTCTTTTGTATGTATGTAATAAAACAAGAATCTTGAAAGGATGTCAATGTATATTCTTTTACAACGAGTGTCCAATCCCCCTCTATAACTACCTCTATTTCTCTTTATAATGGGACATGTACTACAAAATCCTAATAGTACAAATTCTAGGAATATTCACTGAAATATTCTCTTTAAAGCCATATACCCAAAACTAGTCGTTACTGCTCCGTTAAGGAGAGTACTCGACTTCGATCTCTACTTACTCCTCGACCTAGCCTTCGTCCTTTGTCAAGTCACTTCGACCATGTATTCGTCTTTTGTCGAAATCATACTGATAACTCGTGGCAGCCTTCAGAGGCTCTCTTAGTATCGATGTGGCTCAAATATAACTAGTATAATTTTGGGCCTATACAATGACTAACTTGCTCTTTCTAATGATACTCTTATTTTAATCACACGTAAAATTTAAGACTACTAATTGTAAAATAACAAATGTGCTCACTACTTTTTTCTATGGAATAGGTGTTAATTTAGATTTAATTGTACACGTTTAAAAGCGCCCCCTTAAATAATTGAGATAAGTTGTTGAACGAACTAGATGAAACATTGCAAGGAGTGATTTTGGTATGAATAGATGGGTTGATATAATTGGAATAGGCGATAATTGAAAAAAAATCCCTACATAATTGGACATCTCCAATTGATTTCCTTTCGCAAGCTTAACAGGATGgcattttaaaaaagaaattgttTACAGGATGGCAGATTCTTCTCATGTGACAAATGATCAGATCGTGCACTTATTTTTACTGTGGCTGTTGGAGGCGTGGAAATCAATGTTTGAAGCTGAAAATTGATTTGAATAGTATATTTCATGAAACAATAGTTTTCACACTAAATAATCCAAGTTTTCAGCTTTCCACGTGATTGGACTATGTCGCAAACACAAGTATTTGGTTAAAGTTAACGAAAAAGAGTGGTTGAAGTTGAAACTGGAATAAGGTATAAAAGAGATAATGGGccaaattataaaataaatattatttagcaaataatatatatattccaAATATTGATAAGTACTTGAAAAGATACTTCATTAAGTTTGTGAAAATGATACCAAGTAACAACTTTTAAGTATgctgtttaaaatatatttacaatttacaacatgtttaaAAATTAGCCAATTCGTTCAAATTTAAGGATACAACGGCGTGAAGTTTAAAACCTCAAGGTTCAAGCTTCTGGACATCGTGTCTTGAAGTTCGAAAATTATGTCtagaaatttaaattttatgtcctgaattttaaattaatagtTAAAAAATTCAGGACAAATTGTCTTGAATATCAAATAATATTTCATATATTccaggtgggttgctctgatggtaagcaccctccacttccaaccaagaggttgtgagttcgagtcaccccaagagcaaggtgaggagttcttggagggaaggatgccgagtttcatttggaaacagcctctctaccccagggtaggggtaaggtatgcgtacacactatcctccccagaccccattagtgagattttactgggttgttgttgttgttgttgttgtacctgAAAAGATACTCCATTATAAGCCCATAATGAGCCCACTTTTAAGTAGACCGCAAAAACTGTACAGACAAATATTGGGCCTAATCAGCAAGTAGTCTAGGGCCTTCTAATAATAAGCCCATCTTACTGCGTAGCGTCGATGACTTGTTGAAGACGAATCATCAGATCTTGCCTCTTTCTTCAaattcaatcttcttctccagccctagctctctctctctctctcttctctctctctcactcaacGAATCACCATGACGAAGCAGCAAGCCAACTGGTCTCCCTATGACAACAATGGCGGGTAATGTTTCATAAATTACTATTGTTTCCTTTGTCCGTGTGACCATGTCGGTGCTTATGTCCTATTCTTACCACTTTGCAGAACGTGCGTGGCAGTAGCAGGAGCAGATTACTGTGTAATTGCAGCAGATACTCGCATGTCCACTGGCTACAGCATTCTTACTCGCGATTACTCCAAGATCATTAAACTGTacgttatttttatttttgtttcaaTTACTAACTTGTTTTTTTGTTCCGTTGAGCTGGTTAATATTACGGAGTAGGCTAACAACAGCTTATATActgcattattattattattatatatttgatCGTTAGAGTCAATGCATTGCAATCTCAATAAATTAAGTTTGATTGGTAATTGAGAGCCTAGTTAGTTTGGTGTTTCCGGTAGAAAGTAAAAGTAGTCCTTCCACACTGCACAATTTTATCATAAGCTTTGGAATAGGGGAGAACATTAGTAGCAATTGGAGTGGCACGGGATATGGCAAGTGGCTTTACCTTTTCTGTTAATAATGTGGTCTTAAAGAAACTGTCCGCCTTCtctttctttccttctttatTTAAAAACTTGGATAAAATGAAGTTACTTTGTCTTGGTTGAATATGAGTAAACTGTTAATACATAGTAAATATCTAGCAAAAAATTTATTTAAACTGCTAGCTAATTATTCAAATTGTTGCTGTTTCCATATCAAGCGAATGAACCAAACTatcatttaaattaaaaaaaaaacagacTAACAAAGAGCCATCACAATTCAAGCCATAACTATTTACTTAACAttataataaaatgaaaagaagagAACTAATCTCATTTAGGTGACGCCAGACAATCAGAGAAGGAGAGGAGGCTGGACCAAGGGGTGGGAGAGTGCTGGTTGGGAAAGGAGAAAAAGGGAGCGTACAAAAGATCAGTATGCAAATGTGGGTTGCGTTTCTCTGTTTTGATGAACCATGCATGGACTATTTGCATTCCTGTTTTACTTGTTTGCTTGATGAGGTTTGGTCACtacttaaaataaaatttagcaAGAGGCAATACCAAGTTCAAACTTGTGGCTTCTTTTGAACCCACTTGATCTCTGCAACACAGTTTGCCTTCTGTGTAAAATTTATTCGACCTTTAGTACCTAAAAACTATATTTGCTTACTACCATGCATATGTAAATCCTTTTGAGAAGCGGATTCAGAAATCCACTAGCCTATATGTGCCTCTGCCATGGGAGAGAGAGAGTGCAGCCATGGTTGCAGTTCCAGGATAAACAATAAAATTAGATATCAGGTCTCCGCCTATGAGTTGTAGCATGATAGAATGAATGAAACGGGTATGCCGTACATGTAATTTTCTTCACTTTATGTCATGATACTAATTGACTTTTCTCCTTCTATCTTTACACACAAACCTTTTCTAATACACCAGCCTTGTGTGTTCACTATCTGACTATGTAGAGCGGATAAATGTGTGCTGGCATCTTCAGGATTTCAAGCTGACGTGAGAGCTTTGCAAAAGGTTTTGGCAGCTAGGCATCTGGTAAAATACTGATTTTTTTTGCTAATCCTTTTTCTTCAGACAGTTAGGTAGGGAGCATGTAAGCTGTCGTCGTATTCACTTTCAGTGTGCTTCACCTGTTTGTGCTATCTGATCTTTTCATGTGGGAGCAGATGAGCTTGTTGAGAACAACAGTACTGATTGTTAGGTCTTGCTTTATTAGATGAAAAAAGGTTGCATTATGTGGTAGAAAGACAGCAATAGAGACCATAGTCTGAtccataatatttaaaattttctttAGCTGGAGGAAATGATTGTTggcagatttttttttttttgggggcgCGTTTAAAGAAAATACAAGATCAGAAAAGACCGAATCTAACAAAAGATCCAATTAGCACTAAAATAAGATAAAATCGTTTGAAATGGTTTGGTCGTGTTTTACGTAGAATGgcctaggggtgtcaatggatattcgaAAACCGACCGAACTGTATCGCACCgaatcgatttttaggtttcttttaaagaAACCGTAATAAATCTATAACCGCAACGATAATTAGGATAGGTTTTTTATTctatgaaaataaaccgaaaaaataccgaaccgtaccgaataaattttacatgtgaaaaatatatttatatagtaagtttaaaaataataatgcattaaatttttctttgggccttggaattatgaaaattgttacaagccaacaagtaattaaactcaaaatactaattcctaaaacctattatgctacttctacttaaactaagttatttcaagtttcttcattagcaagacacaaagtattctagcgattatgagtagcaatcTACAatatattgaatatgtttcctttcatataatttagatttacctttttgaatatttaatcttctatagactttatttttGAGTCCCAGCTTgtttaatatctttccactcgtgtgatttatattttctttgcctttgcttggtttcttttacgttgttgcagaatagttgatggatctatactctcgccatctttcattttttttaattcaccaccctttaaacagtaaaaatgtctagagagttttgctaaatcctataaaagaacatatgttattgcattctacttctgccggtgaattttacatgatttttaaaaaaataccgaaaactaaccgaaccgtaccgataccgaagagaaaccgacatgattgtgacggtttcgaaaagtctaattttggttacacataatagaataaccgaaaaattggtatggtacaaattttataaaattaccGGCCGAACCGAACCGTTGACATCCCTAGATTGGTCCATAGGTGTGAAGATGGTGATAGAAGGTATTAAAAAGGGACGAGATAGATCTACATCAGATGGAAGGAACTTATCTCGAAAGACCTATAATCCACATGCAAATTTAGGGGGAAAAAGTAAAATATAATAGACCATGCTGTTTGGGACTCTGAGGCATACTTATTGTTGTTGAAATGAAATTGCCCGAATGAAGCGAAATGGAAGGTGAGGATTCATATGCCACCCCGGCTAGTACAGTATTGAGACATTGTTGTGGGGTCTGGTTttgcttctttctttcttctttttaagggGAAAGGACTGACGAAGGTATTGAATATGGTAGAAGAAGTTTTGGATTAGACTGAAAATTCATTTGCCCACAAGCATGAACTGTATaatgtttttctttttaatatttcTTTAGTTGttacttttcatttttatttaGTTGTATGACTTTATAAATAACTGTAGAAAATATAGAAAATTCAAATACCAAAAACAAAAATCTTTATTAAATGTGGAAATTTAGTGTTCCCTGCTTAAGTGTTAATTGTATTATGAAATGAATTGAATATCTTTCTCTAAAAATAATTGATTTGAGTTGATTACTTATTATAGCTTATGATATGTTTAAGCCAATGTGTTTGTCTCTGAATTTTTTTATTCCAGTTTTGATTCTCTCCGCATCAAATGTAAGATAAAAGCATTACAATTCCGTGGAACTAATAGTTACAGTTCCATGGATAATTGCCAAAATGTATGTATGGTTTGCAAATTGGAAAAAGTGGGAAAATTGACTTGCTTGGGGTTGCGTCTGGTGTTTGCTTAACGCAGGATATGATTCATAGCTAGTTTGTATATAATTACATGAGAAGTTTGGCTTACTTTTTAACAAAGAATTAGCCCATAAGTGAGTGAATGAAAAGTTAAATTTGATCCAATTTGTATTGTATTTGGGTTTTTAGGAATTATAAAAAGCGAGTATTTAAAGTAAAAGactacaaagaaaaataaaaactagTCCAATGACTGTAGAGCAGACAAGTGCAGCTTAAACTCTTATTAGAATAATAGTTTACTAATGCAATGAAATTCTTATATCAGGATCCTTGAACACCATCTCCCCTTATATATTTACATAATCTTAGAAAAGCAATGTTATTCACCATGGTAAACCATTTTGCATTGAAGCATGGGATGAGAGGAGGAGTAATTTCGAAGCCGCTTAATTTTGTCTAATTTTGCAAAGTAAAGGTGCAATCACTAGTAATTTTGCCTCACCTTATAATCTGGTGGTATTACAATCCTCTATTATAATTTACAATCTTAATGAGATATCGGATATATACCCTTCGGGGTTGCCCAGTTGGTTTGGAGGGTGGTCATCTACACGGATGACCTGGGATCGAATCCCCCTCAATGCCTTTTGGGTTGAGCCTGCCGCACATGGCTTGCCTAGTGCGGATTATCTCCCCTGTGTGGTTTGCTGGCTATTACACAGGGGGAGGTTTACCCAGTGCGCACCAAGTGTAGCGGTTGCGGGTTTCCCTcttaacaaaaaataaaataaaatgagatATCGGATATGACGTTCTGATGTTTGTTATTTGAAAATAGATCTACCAGCACCAGCACAATAAGCAGATGAGCTGTCCAGCTATGGGCCAGCTGCTTTCAAACACGCTGTACTACAAACGTTTCTTCCCCTACTATTCTTTCAATGTTCTAGGTGGCCTTGACAATGAAGGTAATCGATTATCGGTGGAAATGTTGTCTTCAGGTTATTTATTTGTAGTCTTTGCTGGTAAGAAGCTTATATAATATCATCTATAAATCTTGTAGGAAAGGGATGTGTCTTCACATATGATGCTGTTGGATCATATGAGAGGGTTGGCTACAGCTCTCAAGGTTCTGGTTCAACTCTGATCATGCCTTTCCTGGACAACCAACTGAAGTCTCCCAGCCCTCTCCTGCTACCTGCCAAGGTTTGGTCCATCTTTAATCTGTTCAAATTTTCTCTTACATAGATGAAGCATTGGAGATTCTCCTAAAAAATGAGGAGAAAGATAAAAGCACGCTATCTTCTTAATGAAGATTCCATGACCTCCGCAGGATGCTGTTACTCCACTTTCTGAATCAGAAGCCATTGATTTAGTTAAGACATGTTTCGTTTCAGCAACAGAAAGGGATATATACACTGTAAGTCATTTATATGATGCCTTTTAGGCAATCTGTTGTAAAATTCAAATTCGTTTACTTTTTGGACTTTGGGTTCATTAAGCACGACCAAACTTCCAATTGCCTTTCCCTTTTTCTCCCCCTCTCCTCCAGCCCCCACTTTGGCTCTGCTTTACATATTTTACAAATAAATGTTTTAGGTGGTCTTTTCCTATATAATTAGTTGACGGGAGAAACTTTGTTTCACATGATTAGGAAAAAACAATTACCATCAGCCTATATTTCTGAATATTATTGCTCCGCTTAATTGCAGGGTGACAGGCTGGAGATAGTCGTATTAAATGCTGATCGCATTCGTAGGGAAGAAATGGATCTGAGGAAAGATTAATTTCTTGTTTCTCGTTCCTGAGTTTCTTCTTTCATTTAGCTTGTAAGGCGAGATTGCGTGTAGACAGTTAACTCCACCAAATATTTCTGTAGATCATTGCCCATCTGTTGTTAATGTTCGATCATCAATGAATGCAAGGAACTGAATTTCGTATTACAAAATATTTTGCTAAATTATAAAAAGATTGGCAGTTTAAACTAGTAGTTTTGTTTGAAAAAGGAGGTAAGAGGTTCAGAGGGGTTGGTGGGATTAGCTGTCAGCTTCTCCTACCTAGTGGTGTCCTTGGGAAACTATCGGTGGGGCTTCTTCCAAAgtggattttttaatttatctgGTAAGCTTTCATAAGAAAGGAAACTTTATTGGCTCAAATTGGTGTGTACAATGGATAGCTTTGGGATCAGAATGGTGCTTCTGTTTCTTTAAATTTTTACGAGAGGCTCAAATCTGTACCTTCTGACATTTGGCTAACGTCCCTTTCAAAATGATGATATATATGCAAGTGTATTGATATAAGCGTCTGGACGCTGATAATAAACAGGAAATATCAGGTTATGGTTTAATCATGTTTATATTTGGCTCTTTTTGTTGTAAACTGGTTTCTTGCATGTACATTACAAGTTTTAAGGGATGATTGGTAAGCCCAATCTTTCTTCTGTCCACTAATTTGGCTGGAATAAAGCAGTTAAtactttttctttaaaattattaATGACCTTTCTTCAGATTTTAAGTAGAGTCAAGACTCAACTTCAACCAAATATTGTCCGGGTGCGTACATTTTTGTCCATGTAATgctattttttcttttaaaaattaaccTTTCTTCTGATGCCTCAGTTTGAGCATATTGCCAGCTTTTGTGATGTTGAAATAACAATACTAGAAAAGAGAGATGACCTGGAATTAGGCTTGGATTGAGAACCCAAAATGATCTTTCTCCACAGATAGCACTATGTAAAGCCCACGCCTATCCTAATCAAAACGGTGGCATTCTACATCTAAAGTGCCAACTTTATACGGAAAAGATTCGCATGCTAATGCTGTTGTAGTTTGACCTCATTTGGTTCAAACCTCTcttcaatatatttatttaatgaATGGAAACAAAGTGGCATTTTCGAATATACTTCATATTTTTCTCATGGATTTATGTTGCCCCACTAGGCATATTTTGCCTTTACTAAAAGCACGATCATGGATTTCTGCTCGTCACCATTTGGACCACTTTTGGTTCCTTTTATAGAAACTTTAGAGCTCATACAATGGGGTATAGGTAATAGGACAAGTGTCAGCGTCAGACGCTATAAAGTACTTCATTTAATATATCCAACGGTAGTTTTGCTTACCAGC containing:
- the LOC104114249 gene encoding proteasome subunit beta type-1-like; the protein is MTKQQANWSPYDNNGGTCVAVAGADYCVIAADTRMSTGYSILTRDYSKIIKLADKCVLASSGFQADVRALQKVLAARHLIYQHQHNKQMSCPAMGQLLSNTLYYKRFFPYYSFNVLGGLDNEGKGCVFTYDAVGSYERVGYSSQGSGSTLIMPFLDNQLKSPSPLLLPAKDAVTPLSESEAIDLVKTCFVSATERDIYTGDRLEIVVLNADRIRREEMDLRKD